Proteins from one Phyllobacterium zundukense genomic window:
- a CDS encoding NAD(P)/FAD-dependent oxidoreductase, translated as MAMERGMVIIGAGECGVRAAFALRENGYDGPVTLIGTEKHLPYERPPLSKEAMVSEDHPAPRTIAAASLFNEKNIDFIGSSTATSIDREEKRVTLEDGRQIPYEGLLFATGAIPRPLPLAAGSKHCTTLRSFDDALAIRARFQPGARIVIVGGGFIGLELAASARKRGASVTVIEAQSRIMMRGVPEEIARVIDTRHRHEGVTILCDTGIVSFADAADNVAITLSTGNVIVADLAIIGIGATPVTALAEASGLETGNGIVVNDWLQTSDPDIYAAGDCCIFPLAVYGGRRVRLEAWRNAQEQGALAARNMLGAREPHQAVPWFWSDQYELGLQVAGLSDEGTKSIRRDLGDGAFILFHLAADGRLVAASGIGPGNSVAKDIRLAEMLIARGARPDSAQLSTADVKLKSLLAA; from the coding sequence ATGGCGATGGAACGAGGAATGGTCATCATTGGCGCTGGCGAATGCGGCGTGCGCGCGGCTTTTGCATTGCGGGAAAACGGCTACGATGGACCCGTCACCTTGATCGGCACGGAAAAGCACCTCCCCTATGAGCGCCCGCCTCTTTCCAAGGAAGCGATGGTCTCGGAGGACCATCCAGCACCTCGCACCATAGCCGCCGCATCCCTGTTTAACGAAAAGAACATCGACTTCATCGGCAGCTCGACGGCGACGTCAATCGACCGGGAGGAAAAGCGCGTCACACTTGAGGATGGCCGGCAAATCCCCTATGAGGGTCTTCTGTTTGCGACAGGTGCCATTCCGCGCCCCCTGCCTCTCGCAGCGGGCAGCAAGCATTGCACCACCCTGCGCAGTTTTGACGATGCGCTCGCCATCCGGGCAAGGTTTCAGCCAGGAGCACGCATCGTCATTGTCGGCGGCGGGTTCATCGGGCTTGAACTTGCGGCCAGCGCTCGTAAGCGCGGCGCGTCGGTCACTGTGATCGAGGCGCAAAGCCGCATCATGATGCGCGGCGTCCCGGAGGAAATCGCCAGGGTCATCGACACGCGCCATCGCCACGAAGGTGTGACCATTCTGTGCGATACCGGAATAGTCTCCTTTGCCGACGCTGCAGACAATGTTGCGATCACACTTTCGACAGGAAACGTCATCGTGGCTGACCTCGCCATCATCGGCATAGGTGCGACGCCGGTGACCGCGCTGGCCGAAGCATCCGGTCTCGAAACAGGCAACGGTATCGTCGTCAATGATTGGTTGCAGACCAGCGATCCGGATATTTATGCGGCAGGCGACTGCTGTATCTTCCCGCTCGCTGTTTACGGCGGGCGCCGGGTGCGGCTCGAAGCATGGCGCAATGCACAGGAACAGGGCGCCCTGGCTGCGCGCAACATGCTCGGTGCACGGGAGCCGCATCAAGCGGTACCGTGGTTCTGGTCGGATCAGTATGAACTCGGTCTGCAGGTCGCGGGCCTCTCGGACGAGGGTACGAAATCGATCCGCCGCGATCTCGGCGATGGTGCCTTCATTCTGTTCCACCTTGCTGCCGATGGCCGTCTTGTCGCCGCGAGCGGCATTGGCCCCGGCAATTCGGTAGCAAAGGACATAAGGCTTGCCGAGATGCTTATCGCCCGTGGCGCGAGACCGGATTCCGCCCAGCTTTCTACCGCCGACGTAAAACTCAAATCATTGCTTGCAGCCTAG
- a CDS encoding sugar ABC transporter ATP-binding protein → MAVSPSTMAAVRASGAIPQSEYLLNAENIRKEFPGVLALDNVQFRLKRGTVHALMGENGAGKSTLMKILAGIYIPDQGEVHLKGLPIRLKSPLDALENGIAMIHQELNLMPFMTVAENIWIRREPKNGFGFVDHGKMYDMTADLFERLNIKLDPESQVRDLSVANRQMVEIAKAVSYESDVLIMDEPTSALTEREVAHLFEIIRSLREQGIGIVYITHKMNELFEIADEFSVFRDGRYIGTHLSTDVTRDDIIKMMVGREITQMFPKEEVPIGDVVLSVKDLSLKNVFHNVSFDVRAGEILGVAGLVGSGRSNVAETIFGVTPATSGTIEIKGEVVKMTSPTQAISHGMAFITEDRKETGCLLILDVLENMQIAVLQDRFVKYGFVQEKGITAACEAMSATLRVKTPNMEERVENLSGGNQQKVLIGRWLLTNPKILILDEPTRGIDVGAKAEIHRLVSQLAKQGVAVIMISSEMPEVLGMSDRVMVMHEGRVTGFLDRAEATQVKVMELASK, encoded by the coding sequence ATGGCAGTCAGCCCCTCGACCATGGCAGCGGTGCGCGCCAGTGGCGCCATACCGCAATCGGAATATCTCTTGAACGCCGAAAATATCCGAAAGGAATTTCCTGGCGTTCTGGCGTTGGACAATGTGCAGTTCCGGCTCAAGCGCGGCACTGTGCATGCGCTGATGGGCGAGAACGGCGCCGGTAAATCCACGCTGATGAAGATCCTTGCTGGAATATATATTCCGGATCAGGGCGAGGTTCATCTGAAGGGCCTGCCGATCCGCCTGAAATCCCCGCTCGATGCGCTGGAAAATGGTATCGCCATGATCCATCAGGAGCTCAACCTGATGCCATTCATGACGGTGGCGGAGAATATCTGGATCCGGCGCGAACCGAAGAACGGCTTCGGCTTCGTCGATCATGGCAAGATGTACGACATGACCGCAGACCTGTTCGAGCGGCTGAACATCAAACTCGATCCGGAAAGCCAGGTGCGGGATTTGAGCGTCGCCAACCGGCAGATGGTGGAGATCGCCAAGGCGGTTTCATATGAATCCGATGTTCTGATCATGGATGAGCCGACGTCGGCGCTGACCGAGCGCGAGGTGGCGCATCTGTTCGAGATTATCCGTAGCCTGCGCGAGCAGGGCATCGGCATCGTCTATATCACCCACAAGATGAACGAGCTTTTCGAGATCGCTGACGAGTTCTCGGTGTTCCGCGACGGGCGCTATATCGGCACGCACCTTTCCACCGATGTGACGCGCGACGACATCATCAAGATGATGGTCGGGCGCGAGATCACGCAGATGTTTCCGAAAGAAGAGGTGCCGATCGGCGATGTGGTGCTTTCGGTAAAAGACCTCTCGCTGAAAAACGTGTTCCACAATGTGTCGTTCGACGTGCGCGCGGGCGAAATCCTCGGCGTTGCCGGGCTGGTCGGTTCCGGCCGCTCGAACGTTGCCGAGACGATCTTCGGCGTGACGCCGGCGACGAGCGGAACCATCGAGATCAAAGGCGAGGTGGTCAAGATGACTTCGCCGACGCAGGCCATCAGCCACGGCATGGCTTTCATCACAGAGGACCGCAAGGAGACCGGGTGTCTGCTGATCCTCGACGTCCTCGAAAACATGCAGATCGCGGTGCTGCAGGACCGTTTCGTCAAGTACGGGTTTGTCCAGGAGAAGGGCATCACTGCGGCCTGCGAAGCAATGAGTGCCACGCTGCGGGTCAAGACTCCGAACATGGAGGAAAGGGTCGAGAACCTTTCCGGCGGCAACCAGCAGAAGGTGCTGATCGGCCGGTGGCTCTTGACCAATCCGAAGATTCTCATTCTCGACGAACCGACACGCGGCATCGATGTCGGCGCCAAGGCGGAGATTCACCGCCTTGTATCGCAGCTCGCCAAACAGGGCGTCGCGGTGATCATGATCTCGTCGGAGATGCCGGAAGTGCTCGGGATGAGCGACCGGGTCATGGTGATGCACGAGGGCCGGGTTACCGGTTTCCTCGACCGCGCCGAAGCCACGCAGGTCAAGGTGATGGAGCTGGCATCAAAATGA
- a CDS encoding LacI family DNA-binding transcriptional regulator, whose translation MANRPTISDLARAAGVGVATVDRVLNGRLPVREETARRVYEAANSIGYHAAGLIRQRMRQELPEYRLGFLLQKPGHHFYQEFAREIENAVSQASHFRGVPAIEFCASQAPDEIVTKLKLLAGRCRSIGLVAPDHPSITAAVDELKAKNISVFSLLSDFAAGIREGYVGVNNRKVGRTAAWMITKAAKKPGKVAIFVGSHRFHGHELREIGFRAFFREEAPQFTVLDTMVNLETRQITNEAMAELLRRHPDLAGCYVAGGGMEGAISAIREAQLEQSPVMIVNEITPESRAALADKIVTMVIATPLPRLCRELTELMGHAIESGAANAPGQTFLPFDIYLPENI comes from the coding sequence GTGGCAAACAGGCCGACAATCTCCGATCTGGCGCGTGCGGCGGGAGTGGGAGTCGCGACAGTCGACAGGGTCCTAAACGGACGGCTGCCAGTGCGCGAGGAAACGGCGCGGCGGGTATATGAGGCGGCCAACAGCATCGGATACCATGCGGCCGGGTTGATCCGCCAGCGTATGCGGCAGGAATTGCCTGAATACCGGCTGGGATTTTTGTTGCAGAAACCCGGGCACCATTTCTATCAGGAGTTTGCGCGGGAGATCGAGAATGCTGTCAGCCAGGCGTCGCATTTCCGCGGCGTTCCTGCGATAGAGTTTTGCGCCTCGCAAGCGCCGGACGAGATCGTCACCAAGCTGAAACTGTTGGCGGGACGCTGTCGTTCGATCGGCCTGGTTGCGCCGGACCATCCGTCCATCACAGCTGCTGTCGATGAATTGAAGGCCAAGAATATCTCGGTTTTTTCGCTGCTTTCGGATTTTGCCGCCGGAATCCGCGAAGGTTATGTCGGCGTCAACAACCGCAAGGTAGGCCGTACGGCGGCCTGGATGATCACCAAAGCCGCCAAAAAGCCCGGAAAAGTCGCAATTTTTGTCGGAAGCCATCGCTTCCACGGGCACGAACTGCGCGAAATCGGTTTTCGTGCTTTCTTCCGTGAAGAGGCGCCGCAGTTCACTGTGTTAGACACGATGGTCAATCTGGAGACGCGCCAGATCACCAATGAGGCGATGGCGGAGCTGCTGCGCCGCCATCCGGACCTTGCCGGCTGCTATGTAGCCGGCGGTGGAATGGAAGGCGCGATCAGTGCGATTCGCGAGGCGCAATTGGAACAGTCTCCGGTGATGATCGTCAATGAAATCACCCCGGAATCGCGGGCGGCGCTGGCCGACAAAATCGTCACCATGGTCATCGCGACTCCCTTGCCAAGGCTCTGCCGGGAACTCACGGAGCTCATGGGTCACGCCATCGAAAGCGGCGCGGCCAACGCTCCGGGCCAGACCTTTTTGCCGTTCGATATCTACCTTCCAGAGAACATCTGA
- a CDS encoding MocE family 2Fe-2S type ferredoxin, whose product MSNWVEACTSNDIDEEDVMRFDHAGKTFAIYRSPDDEFFATDGLCTHEHIHLADGLVMDEIIECPKHNGRFNYKTGEAKGAPVCINLKTYPVKVEAGKVLIQLG is encoded by the coding sequence ATGAGCAACTGGGTGGAGGCCTGCACTTCAAACGACATAGACGAAGAAGACGTCATGCGTTTCGACCATGCTGGAAAGACCTTTGCAATCTACCGCAGCCCGGACGATGAGTTTTTTGCTACGGACGGGCTGTGCACTCATGAACATATCCATCTCGCCGATGGTCTTGTGATGGACGAGATCATCGAGTGCCCCAAGCACAATGGCCGCTTCAACTATAAGACCGGAGAAGCCAAGGGAGCGCCGGTCTGCATCAACCTTAAAACCTACCCGGTCAAGGTCGAGGCCGGTAAAGTATTGATACAGCTGGGATAA
- a CDS encoding 3-methyl-2-oxobutanoate hydroxymethyltransferase has product MKNQRPTVADVLALKGRRQLTMLRVETLEEAQAAECAGVDMLSVPPSLLTPEFRDAAPSVFAVPGLEYGDFVTAEEYIRAAFKALRAGGDAVYCAASVATVRSMRNEGIPVCGHVGLIPSQATWTGGFKAVGKTAESAFEVWRQTKALEDAGAFAAEIEVVPVPIATAISERTSLFMISMGAGVGCDAQYLFAQDVLGSNRGHYPRHAKVYRNFSAEYDRLQQERVTAFAEFVSDVQSQVYPGPEHTVGIPQDELNRFLKELSSS; this is encoded by the coding sequence ATGAAAAACCAGCGACCCACCGTCGCCGACGTCCTCGCGCTGAAAGGTCGGCGTCAATTGACTATGCTGCGTGTGGAAACGTTGGAGGAAGCACAGGCCGCCGAATGCGCCGGCGTAGACATGCTATCTGTCCCGCCATCATTGCTTACGCCCGAGTTTCGCGACGCTGCGCCCTCGGTGTTCGCGGTGCCCGGGTTGGAGTATGGTGATTTCGTAACCGCAGAAGAGTACATCCGCGCGGCGTTCAAGGCGCTTAGGGCGGGCGGCGATGCGGTTTATTGCGCCGCAAGCGTCGCCACCGTACGTAGCATGCGTAACGAAGGGATCCCTGTTTGCGGTCACGTAGGGCTAATCCCGTCGCAGGCGACTTGGACCGGCGGTTTCAAGGCTGTAGGGAAAACGGCCGAAAGCGCATTCGAGGTATGGCGACAGACCAAAGCATTGGAAGATGCTGGCGCATTCGCAGCAGAAATAGAAGTTGTGCCTGTTCCGATTGCGACAGCAATTTCCGAGCGCACATCGCTGTTTATGATTTCAATGGGCGCCGGCGTGGGCTGTGATGCGCAGTACCTGTTCGCGCAAGATGTTCTTGGCTCGAATCGCGGCCATTATCCACGTCACGCCAAGGTATATCGCAACTTCAGCGCCGAATATGACCGCCTGCAGCAGGAAAGGGTCACAGCCTTTGCGGAGTTCGTCTCCGATGTTCAATCGCAAGTCTATCCGGGCCCGGAACATACGGTCGGAATCCCCCAAGACGAGTTGAATCGGTTTCTAAAAGAACTTTCAAGCAGTTAA
- the iolG gene encoding inositol 2-dehydrogenase, producing MTLSFGLLGAGRIGKVHAKAVMSNPEAKLVAVADAFEQAAKDLSAAHGCEIRTIDEIEKASDIDAVIICTPTDTHADLIERFARAGKAIFCEKPIDLDVKRVEECLAVVRETGSTLMVGFNRRFDPHFAAVRKAIDDGQIGDVEMVTITSRDPGAPPAEYISRSGGIFRDMTIHDFDMARFLLGEDPVAVTAHASVLVDKKIGELGDYDSVSVILSTPSGKQCVISNSRRATYGYDQRIEVHGSKGMVAAENQRPVSIEIANGSGYTRPPLHDFFMTRYTEAYANEIAAFISAIAKGTKAAPSGEDGLIALALADAAVRSVKEGKTIRV from the coding sequence ATGACGTTAAGTTTTGGTCTGCTCGGTGCAGGCCGTATCGGCAAGGTTCACGCGAAGGCGGTGATGTCGAACCCGGAGGCGAAGCTCGTTGCCGTCGCCGACGCCTTTGAACAGGCGGCAAAGGATCTTTCCGCTGCGCATGGCTGTGAAATCCGTACCATCGACGAGATCGAGAAAGCCTCGGATATCGATGCGGTTATCATCTGCACGCCGACCGATACGCATGCGGACCTGATCGAACGCTTCGCCCGCGCCGGCAAGGCCATCTTCTGCGAAAAGCCGATCGACCTCGATGTGAAGCGGGTCGAGGAATGCCTTGCTGTCGTGCGGGAAACAGGCTCGACGCTGATGGTTGGATTCAACCGCCGCTTCGATCCGCATTTCGCTGCGGTACGCAAGGCGATCGACGATGGTCAGATCGGTGATGTCGAAATGGTGACGATCACTTCGCGCGATCCGGGTGCGCCGCCGGCCGAATATATCAGCCGCTCCGGCGGCATTTTTCGCGATATGACCATCCATGATTTCGACATGGCGCGGTTTCTCCTCGGGGAAGATCCGGTGGCCGTCACCGCGCATGCGTCGGTGCTGGTCGATAAAAAGATTGGCGAGCTTGGTGATTACGACAGCGTCAGCGTGATCCTGTCGACACCGTCTGGCAAGCAGTGCGTGATCTCCAATTCGCGTCGCGCGACCTATGGCTATGACCAGCGCATCGAAGTGCATGGCTCAAAGGGTATGGTCGCGGCGGAAAACCAGCGGCCGGTATCGATCGAGATCGCCAACGGTAGCGGTTATACCCGCCCGCCGCTGCACGATTTCTTCATGACGCGCTATACGGAGGCCTACGCCAACGAGATCGCCGCGTTTATCAGCGCGATTGCGAAGGGCACGAAGGCGGCGCCGAGCGGCGAGGATGGGTTGATTGCACTGGCATTGGCCGATGCAGCCGTGAGGTCGGTGAAGGAAGGCAAGACGATCAGGGTGTAG
- a CDS encoding GFA family protein → MRVNGACHCGRITFACDADPGEVSICHCTDCQNLTGTAFRVSVPVAAKDFHILSGNPKIYIKTAQSGARRAQAFCPECGTPLYATSDTENPSIYGVRVGTLEQRAELRPTHAVWQRSALPWVPAIAGIIVYEEEDD, encoded by the coding sequence ATGAGGGTCAACGGTGCATGCCATTGCGGCAGGATAACATTCGCTTGCGATGCCGATCCGGGCGAAGTGAGCATTTGCCATTGCACCGATTGCCAGAATCTGACCGGGACGGCCTTCCGCGTATCGGTCCCCGTAGCGGCGAAAGATTTTCACATTCTGTCAGGCAATCCGAAAATCTACATCAAGACTGCGCAGAGCGGCGCTCGTCGGGCACAAGCCTTTTGTCCCGAATGCGGAACTCCGCTCTACGCGACTTCCGATACCGAAAATCCATCGATCTACGGTGTTCGGGTGGGTACGCTCGAGCAACGTGCGGAACTACGGCCGACGCATGCGGTCTGGCAACGATCAGCTCTTCCCTGGGTACCGGCGATTGCGGGTATAATTGTCTATGAAGAGGAAGACGACTAG
- a CDS encoding sugar ABC transporter substrate-binding protein — protein sequence MKKFLLGVAVSALMAGSASAANIGVSMAKFDDNFLTVLRNGMQDYAKTLDGVTLQVEDAQNDVAKQQSQIQNFIASKVDAIIVNAVDTDATAAMSKIAADAGIPLVYVNREPANVDSLPEKQAFVASNEVESGTLETKEVCKLLKGKGKIVVMMGELSNQAARQRTKDVHDVIATDECKGLEIVEEQTANWSRTEGSDLMTNWLSAGLEFDAVVSNNDEMAIGAIQALKAAGRSMDSVVVGGVDATQDALAAMAAGDLDVTVFQNAAGQGKGAVDAALKLSKGEKVETKVYVPFELVTPENLSKYQKSN from the coding sequence ATGAAAAAGTTTTTGCTTGGAGTGGCTGTTTCAGCATTGATGGCTGGTTCGGCTTCGGCCGCGAATATTGGCGTTTCGATGGCGAAGTTCGACGATAACTTCCTGACCGTCTTGCGCAATGGCATGCAGGATTATGCCAAGACACTTGATGGCGTGACCCTGCAGGTCGAGGACGCGCAGAACGACGTTGCCAAGCAGCAGAGCCAGATCCAGAATTTCATTGCGTCCAAGGTCGACGCCATCATCGTCAACGCCGTGGACACGGATGCGACGGCGGCCATGTCGAAGATCGCCGCCGATGCGGGCATCCCCTTGGTCTATGTCAACCGCGAGCCGGCAAATGTCGACAGCTTGCCGGAGAAGCAGGCTTTCGTTGCTTCCAACGAAGTGGAATCCGGCACGCTGGAAACCAAGGAAGTCTGCAAGCTCTTGAAGGGCAAGGGCAAGATCGTCGTGATGATGGGCGAGCTCTCCAACCAGGCTGCCCGCCAGCGCACCAAGGACGTGCACGATGTGATCGCAACCGACGAGTGCAAGGGCCTCGAGATCGTCGAGGAGCAGACCGCCAACTGGTCACGCACCGAAGGGTCCGACCTGATGACGAACTGGCTCTCCGCCGGACTCGAATTCGATGCGGTCGTCTCCAACAATGACGAAATGGCCATCGGCGCGATCCAGGCCTTGAAGGCTGCCGGTCGTTCGATGGACAGTGTCGTCGTTGGCGGTGTCGATGCAACACAGGATGCGCTTGCCGCCATGGCTGCGGGCGACCTCGACGTGACGGTGTTCCAGAACGCTGCCGGTCAGGGCAAGGGTGCTGTCGATGCGGCGCTGAAGCTCTCCAAGGGCGAGAAGGTCGAGACCAAGGTCTATGTGCCGTTCGAACTGGTGACGCCGGAGAACCTGTCGAAGTATCAGAAGTCGAACTGA
- a CDS encoding ABC transporter permease produces MTSEQVTAKATTPALGRRHRRRMPPEVNILLVLIGIALVFEILGWIFAGQSFLMNVQRLRIIILQVSVIGIIAVGVTQVIITGGIDLSSGSVVGATAMIAASFAQASTWARPVYPALTDLPFFIPIGIGLGIGLLAGIINGWLIAYTKIPPFIATLGMMVSARGIAKWYTKGSPVSGLTDQFTFIGSSIWPVVVFLVVALVFHIALRYTRYGKFTYAIGANVQAARVSGINVEKHLIKVYAIAGLLAGLAGIVTAARAQTAQAGMGVNYELDAIAAAVIGGTSLAGGVGRITGTVIGAIILGIMISGFTFLRVDAYYQEIIKGVIIVAAVIVDVYRQKKRKI; encoded by the coding sequence ATGACAAGTGAGCAGGTGACGGCCAAGGCAACAACACCGGCACTCGGGCGCAGGCACCGCCGGCGTATGCCACCCGAGGTCAATATCCTTTTGGTGCTGATCGGTATCGCGCTGGTTTTCGAGATACTCGGCTGGATTTTTGCCGGACAGAGCTTCCTGATGAATGTGCAGCGCCTGCGGATCATCATCCTGCAGGTCTCCGTCATCGGCATCATTGCAGTGGGTGTGACGCAGGTGATCATCACCGGCGGTATCGACCTTTCCTCCGGCTCGGTCGTCGGTGCAACTGCGATGATTGCGGCAAGTTTCGCGCAGGCCTCCACCTGGGCGCGGCCGGTCTATCCAGCCCTGACGGACCTGCCGTTTTTCATCCCGATAGGCATCGGACTTGGCATCGGCCTCCTCGCCGGTATCATCAATGGCTGGCTGATCGCCTATACAAAGATACCGCCGTTCATCGCTACGCTCGGCATGATGGTGTCGGCCCGTGGCATAGCAAAATGGTACACCAAAGGCTCGCCGGTTTCGGGCCTGACTGACCAGTTCACCTTCATCGGCTCAAGCATCTGGCCAGTGGTCGTGTTTCTCGTGGTGGCGCTCGTTTTCCACATCGCCTTGCGCTATACGCGCTATGGCAAGTTCACCTACGCCATCGGCGCCAATGTGCAGGCGGCGCGGGTTTCCGGCATCAATGTCGAGAAACACCTCATCAAGGTGTATGCCATTGCCGGATTGCTGGCTGGCCTGGCAGGCATCGTTACCGCTGCGCGCGCACAGACCGCGCAGGCCGGCATGGGGGTCAACTATGAACTCGACGCAATCGCGGCGGCCGTCATTGGCGGCACCTCGCTCGCCGGCGGTGTCGGGCGCATTACCGGCACGGTGATCGGCGCAATCATTCTTGGCATCATGATCTCCGGCTTTACGTTCCTGCGGGTCGATGCCTACTACCAGGAAATCATCAAGGGCGTGATCATTGTTGCCGCGGTTATCGTGGATGTTTACCGCCAGAAGAAGCGCAAGATTTAA
- a CDS encoding TIM barrel protein, with product MSDTISHPVFAINHIAAPNMTPAEFFQLAKSLGLSDVEIRNDLGGNAIVDGTPAAEVRALAESAGVRIATINALQRFNEWTPEREKEAIELADYARDVGASALVLVPVNDGSGQTDGERQANLRTALTALMPILEQRGLMGFVEPLGFEICSLRSKREAVEAIEAVGGKGRFRLVHDTFHHHLAGEPELYPAMTGMVHISGVADPVIAVGDMRDPHRMLVDADDRLGNVRQMRELIDQGYTGLFSFEPFAREVQELENPSEAISSSMDTIKAGLV from the coding sequence ATGAGCGACACGATTTCTCACCCCGTCTTTGCGATCAACCATATCGCCGCGCCGAACATGACACCGGCGGAATTCTTCCAGCTGGCGAAGTCGCTCGGCCTCAGCGATGTCGAGATCCGCAACGACCTCGGCGGCAATGCGATCGTCGACGGAACGCCGGCGGCAGAGGTCCGGGCGCTGGCTGAATCGGCAGGCGTTCGCATCGCTACGATCAATGCACTGCAGCGCTTCAACGAATGGACGCCGGAGCGAGAAAAGGAGGCGATCGAGCTTGCGGATTATGCGCGCGATGTGGGTGCGAGCGCGCTGGTCCTTGTCCCGGTCAATGATGGTTCAGGCCAGACAGATGGCGAGCGTCAGGCGAACCTGCGCACCGCATTGACGGCACTGATGCCGATCCTCGAACAGCGCGGTCTCATGGGTTTCGTTGAACCACTCGGCTTCGAGATCTGTTCGCTGCGTTCAAAGCGCGAAGCGGTGGAAGCGATCGAGGCGGTCGGCGGCAAGGGCAGGTTCAGACTGGTGCACGACACGTTCCACCATCATCTCGCCGGTGAACCGGAACTTTATCCGGCGATGACCGGCATGGTTCACATTTCAGGAGTTGCCGACCCTGTGATCGCGGTCGGTGACATGCGCGATCCGCATAGGATGCTGGTCGATGCGGATGACCGGCTTGGCAACGTCCGGCAGATGCGCGAACTGATCGATCAGGGTTATACCGGCTTGTTCTCGTTCGAGCCGTTCGCGCGGGAAGTGCAGGAGCTGGAGAACCCTTCGGAGGCGATCTCGTCCAGCATGGATACAATCAAGGCCGGCCTGGTTTGA
- a CDS encoding fatty acid desaturase family protein, whose amino-acid sequence MHSVALAMPTRRDYSLIGRDSQLAVESGLAAAEWYHTDIPRKQMKELMKRSDGPAIRDTAIWLGSMLVFAGLGVYFWGSWLCVPFFLAYGVLYGSASDSRWHECGHGTAFKTRWMNDVVYQIACFMIMRNPVTWRWSHTRHHTDTVIVGRDPEIAVMRPPDLLRVALNFFGILDVWHAIGDLIRNALGIVSAEEKTFIPEQEQPKVVRIARIWTAIYLATIALSLYLGSILPLVLIGLPRLYGAWHHVLTGLLQHGGLADNVTDHRLNSRTVLMNSASRFIYWNMNYHVEHHMFPMVPYHALPQLHAMIRHDLPAANPSILHAYREMVPAFLRQLRNEDYFLKRELPPTAKPYREEFHSEPVAAAAE is encoded by the coding sequence ATGCATTCAGTAGCGCTCGCCATGCCGACAAGGCGCGATTACAGCCTGATCGGCCGTGACTCGCAACTGGCTGTGGAGTCGGGTCTTGCTGCAGCCGAATGGTATCACACCGACATCCCTCGCAAGCAGATGAAAGAGCTGATGAAGCGCTCCGATGGCCCGGCGATCCGTGACACAGCGATCTGGCTCGGCAGCATGCTGGTCTTCGCCGGCCTTGGCGTTTATTTCTGGGGCAGCTGGCTTTGCGTGCCGTTTTTCCTCGCCTATGGCGTCCTTTATGGTTCCGCCTCGGACAGCCGCTGGCATGAATGCGGCCACGGTACGGCGTTCAAGACACGCTGGATGAATGATGTCGTCTACCAGATCGCCTGCTTCATGATCATGCGCAATCCAGTCACATGGCGCTGGAGCCATACGCGGCATCATACGGACACGGTCATTGTCGGCCGCGATCCGGAGATTGCGGTCATGCGTCCACCCGATCTGTTGCGTGTCGCATTGAATTTCTTCGGTATTCTGGATGTCTGGCACGCCATAGGCGACCTCATTCGCAACGCTCTGGGAATCGTCAGCGCCGAGGAAAAGACCTTCATTCCCGAGCAGGAACAGCCAAAAGTCGTCCGTATCGCCCGTATCTGGACCGCGATTTATCTCGCCACGATCGCGCTTTCGTTATACCTCGGATCGATTCTGCCGCTGGTGCTGATCGGCCTGCCGCGACTGTACGGCGCTTGGCATCATGTGCTCACGGGGCTTCTGCAGCATGGCGGGCTTGCCGACAATGTCACCGATCACCGGCTCAATAGCCGTACCGTTCTTATGAACTCGGCCAGCCGGTTCATCTACTGGAACATGAACTACCACGTCGAACATCACATGTTCCCGATGGTGCCCTATCACGCGCTGCCGCAGCTGCATGCCATGATCAGACACGATTTGCCGGCGGCAAACCCGTCCATCCTGCACGCGTACCGCGAGATGGTGCCTGCATTCCTGCGCCAGTTGCGCAACGAGGACTATTTCCTCAAGCGGGAATTGCCGCCGACCGCCAAGCCCTATCGCGAGGAGTTCCATAGCGAACCTGTCGCGGCGGCAGCGGAATAA